The following nucleotide sequence is from Synergistes jonesii.
CGCCGCCTACGCGCCGGAATGGGTCGAACCGATATCGGTGAATTACAACGGCTGCGACGTCTGGGAGATGCCGCCAAACGGGCAGGGGATCACGGCGCTTATGGCGCTGAACGTTTTGAAAAGGCTGCGGCTCGGAGAGCGCGACTGCACGCGGAGCTATCATCTGCAGATAGAGGCGCTCAAGCTCGCCTTCGCGGAATCTCTCGCCGAGGTCGCGGACAGCAGCTTCATGCGCAAAAAAGTATCGGAGATGCTCTCAGAGGAATTCGCTGCGCGTCAGGCGGCGCGCGTCGACGAGAAGAGAGCCGGGCTCTTCACATCCAAAGGCGGCGCGTCCGGCGGCACGGTCTACCTCGCGACGGCGGATGGAGAGGGCAATATGGTCTCCATGATTCAAAGCAACTACATCGGCTTCGGCTCGGGGCTCTGCGTCCCCGGTACCGGCATCGCGCTGCACGGTCGCGGGAATAATTTTTCTTTAGACGCCGAGCACCCGAACTGCATCGCGCCGCGCAAAAAGCCCTATCACACGATAATCCCAGGCTTCATAACAAAGGGTGGCCGCGCCGTCGGCCCCTTCGGTGTGATGGGGGCGTTCATGCAGCCGCAGGGACACGTGCAGCTGATCGCTAACATGACGGACTTCGCGCTGAACCCCCAGGAAGCCCTCGACGCTCCGCGCTTCCAGTGGCTCTCGGGGAAAAAAGTCGCGCTCGAACAGGGCGTGCCCAACCATATACTCAAGGAGCTTGCCGATATGGGGCACGAGGTCAGGGTCGACGCCGACGGTACGTCGTACGGCCGCGGTCAGGCGATAATCCGCAGCGAGGGCGGCGCGCTCGCCGGAGCGACCGAGCCGAGGGCCGACGGATACGTCGCAGTTTTTTGAAATTTCGCAAAATGTTTTGCGCCGAAATAAATTGTTGACGAAATGGCGCAACTTAGCGTATGATTAACATAAATAAAAATATTGCTGCAGAAAACGGGAATCGGGTGAAAATCCTGAACGGCCCCGCCACTGTAAGCCGCGACGAGATCGCATTATGCCACTGGAATTTTCGGGAAGGCGCGATGGAGGATGAACGGCAAGCCAGGATACCATTCTGCACAAAGTTGCGGCAATTCCTGCGCGGGCGGGGGTTGCTCAGTGCGTTTGCAGCAACTTGATCGCAGCAACTGTTAAGACCGCCCGCGGGCGGTCTTTTTTTATGCCCGCGCAACTTTTAGGGAAGGGAAGCATTCGGATGAACGAAACAGAGGTGAAGACGAGCGGATTCCCGCCGGTCTCTTTCGAAGAGTTCGCGCCGCCCAGCAAGGAGGAATGGCAGGGCGAAGCGGTAACGGCCCTTAAGGGCGCGCCTTTCGAAAAACGCATGTACACCCGCACCTACGAAGGCATCACGCTGGAGCCGATCTACACGCGCGACGATCTCGAAAAGCTGCCGGGAGTCGACGGCCTGCCGGGCGAGGCGCCGTTTCTGCGCGGCACAAAGAGCGAGGGCTATATGGCGTCTCCCTGGGAGATAGCTCAGGGCTCGGCGAACGTTCTGCCGCGCGAAGCCAACGAAGCGGTGAAGCACGAGCTCAAGAAGGGCGCTACCGTGCTGAGTTTTGAGCTCGACAAATGTACGAGGCTCGGGCTCGACCCAGATAAGGATCTCTTCAAAGGAGATTACCGCGGGCTTTCGCTCTCGACGCTGAAAGACGCCGACGAAATGCTCGACGGACTCGACTTCACGAAGACTCCGCTGCAAATATACGCCGGAGCCTCGGCGGTCCCGCTGCTCGCGCTTACTGCGGCGCGCTCGCGCGCGCACGGAGAGAGAGAAAGGTTTAAAAGGGCGGCCGGCTGCATCGGCGCAGACCCGCTCGGGGAGCTTGCCGAGAACGGCGCTCTGCCGCTGCCGATCGACGAGCTCTACGACGAAATGGCCCTTGCGGCCAAATGGACGGAGAAGAACGCTCCTCAGCTGAAGACGCTGCTCGTTCGCGGCGACGCTTACCACAACGGCGGCGCTTCGGCGACGCAGGAGACGGGCTACGCGATGAGCGCGGCTATAGCTTACATCAGAGCGATGCAGCTCCGCGGCATAGAGCCCGAAAAGAGCATTCCGCAGATAAAATTCAGCTTCTCGCTCGGCACGAACTTCTTCATGGAGGTAGCGCGCCTGCGCGCTGCGAGGACGGTATGGGCGCAGGTAATCGAAGCGTTCGGCGTCGACGTGGAAAAGTACGGAAAGATCGACATCTTCGCCCGCACTTCGCGCTTTACGCCGACAGTCTACGACCCCTACGTCAACATCCTGCGCTCGACGACGCAGGCGTTTTCCGGCGCGGTCGGCGGAGTCGACGCGATGCAGGTGACCTGCTTCGACGACGCCGTGCGCCCAGGAGGCGAGATTTCGCAACGCGTAGCGAGAAACATTCAGATAATGCTCCAGACGGAGTTCGACATGCTTCAGCCGATAGACCCCTCCGGCGGTTCGTGGTACATCGAGCGCCTCACCTCTCAGTGCGCGAACGCTATACTCTCCGTGATACAGAAGGTCGAGAGCTACGGCGGCATGTACAGCGCGCTCAAAGCGGGCGGCGTGCAGGAGGATATAGAAAAAACTCTGAAGGAGCGCATGAAAAATCTCGCGACCCGCAAGGACCGCGCGGTCGGTACGAATATGTATCCGAACACGCTGGAGAAACCCCTGGAAATTTCTTCGCCGAGAGGGGAGGCCCTCTACGAAGAAAGGTCTAAGGCCGTAGCGGAGTTCCGCGAGATGGCCGACGGGAAACACGCGGCGGAATGCCTCAAAAAAATCATGCGGACGCTTGACGACGGCGACGAAGGCTTTGTCGACGCGGTGATAGACGCATACATGGCGGGAGCCACGCTCGGCGACGTGAGAAAAACCCTCGACGACGGCTTCTGCGGCAGCGAAAGCGCCAAAGCGATAGGCGTCCACCGCTGGACCGAAGAATTCGAGGCGCTGCGCAAGAGGACCGAAGAATTCATGGAGAGCACAGGCAAAAGCATCCGCATATTCCTCGCGAACATGGGGCCTATCCCACAGCATAAAGCGCGCGCCGACTTCAGCACAGGCTTCATGGAAGTCGCGCACTTCGAAGTTCTGAAAAACAACGGCTTCCCGACGCCGGAAGAGGCGGCGAAGGCGGCCATAGAATCCGGAGCCGACGTCGCCGTGATATGCTCCAGCGACGACACTTATCCCGAGCTCGTCCCGTCGGTCGCGCGCGGCATAAAGAAAGCCGTGCCGAGCATGCGCGTCCTTCTTGCGGGAGCGCCGGCGCCGGAATTCAAAGATTCATACGTAGAGGCTGGAGTCGATGATTTCATACACGTCAGGGCCAACTGTTACGAAATATTAAAGTCGATACAGGAGAGCGCGATAAACGCCGCGGAGCCCTGCAGAGGGGAGGAATCAAAATGCCGTTCGTAAATCCTGACCTCACAAAGCTGAAGCTGAATATGGAGCCGAGGCACAGGCTCAGCTTCGAAGAATGGAAGCGCAGCGTGGAAGAAGAGACGGGAAAGCCTTTCGAAAGCCTGATGCACCGCACGATGGAACAGATAGACGTCGAACCGCTTTACACGGAGGCGGATTACGAGGGCATGAGCCACCTCAGCTACATGGCGGGGCTGCCGCCCTTCCTGCGCGGGCCGTACCCTACGATGTATGTCACGCGTCCGTGGACGGTGCGTCAGTACGCGGGCTTCTCGACGGCCGAGGAGAGCAACGCCTTTTACAGGCGCAACCTTGCGGCCGGGCAGAAGGGGCTTTCGATAGCCTTCGACCTTGCGACGCACAGAGGCTACGACTCGGATCACCCGCGCGTGGTGGGCGACGTCGGAAAGGCGGGCGTCGCGGTCGATTCGATTCTCGACATGGAAATACTCTTCTCCGGCATTCCTTTAGGCCAGATGTCGGTCTCAATGACGATGAACGGCGCGGTCCTTCCTGTGCTCGCCTTCTATATCGTAGCGGCGGAGGAGCAGGGAGTCGACAAATCCATCCTCTCGGGCACGATTCAGAACGACATCCTTAAAGAGTTCATGGTGCGCAACACCTATATCTATCCGCCGGCGCCCTCGATGAGGATAATCGGCGACATATTCGCGTATACGTCGCGCAACATGCCGAAGTTCAACAGCATAAGCATTTCCGGCTACCATATGCAGGAAGCGGGAGCGACGGCGGACATAGAGCTCGGCTACACGCTCGCCGACGGCCTTGAATACATACGCACGGGACAGGCCGCGGGGCTCGGCGTCGACGACTTTGCGCCGCGCCTATCCTTCTTCTGGGCGATAGGCAAAAACTACTTCATGGAAGTCGCCAAGATGCGCGCCGGGCGCATGCTCTGGGCCAAGATAGTCAAGCAGTTCGGCCCTAAA
It contains:
- a CDS encoding gamma-glutamyltransferase family protein, which encodes MKFDPLRYKYPSRRTLVYASRGMVATTQPLAAQAGVEAMRRGGNAVDAAVATAAALSVTEPVSNGIGGDAFAIVWSGGRLHGLNSSGWAPALTDAEKIRARYGGSMPLYGWDTVTVPGAPAAWAALSAKFGRLPLTETIEPAIECAENGFPVSPTAALLWKRRIALMKKELRGEKFSHLFEAFTNDGEAPKAGEIWRCRDQARTLEKIAATDAEAFYRGELAERIDKFSRESGGALRADDLAAYAPEWVEPISVNYNGCDVWEMPPNGQGITALMALNVLKRLRLGERDCTRSYHLQIEALKLAFAESLAEVADSSFMRKKVSEMLSEEFAARQAARVDEKRAGLFTSKGGASGGTVYLATADGEGNMVSMIQSNYIGFGSGLCVPGTGIALHGRGNNFSLDAEHPNCIAPRKKPYHTIIPGFITKGGRAVGPFGVMGAFMQPQGHVQLIANMTDFALNPQEALDAPRFQWLSGKKVALEQGVPNHILKELADMGHEVRVDADGTSYGRGQAIIRSEGGALAGATEPRADGYVAVF
- a CDS encoding methylmalonyl-CoA mutase family protein produces the protein MNETEVKTSGFPPVSFEEFAPPSKEEWQGEAVTALKGAPFEKRMYTRTYEGITLEPIYTRDDLEKLPGVDGLPGEAPFLRGTKSEGYMASPWEIAQGSANVLPREANEAVKHELKKGATVLSFELDKCTRLGLDPDKDLFKGDYRGLSLSTLKDADEMLDGLDFTKTPLQIYAGASAVPLLALTAARSRAHGERERFKRAAGCIGADPLGELAENGALPLPIDELYDEMALAAKWTEKNAPQLKTLLVRGDAYHNGGASATQETGYAMSAAIAYIRAMQLRGIEPEKSIPQIKFSFSLGTNFFMEVARLRAARTVWAQVIEAFGVDVEKYGKIDIFARTSRFTPTVYDPYVNILRSTTQAFSGAVGGVDAMQVTCFDDAVRPGGEISQRVARNIQIMLQTEFDMLQPIDPSGGSWYIERLTSQCANAILSVIQKVESYGGMYSALKAGGVQEDIEKTLKERMKNLATRKDRAVGTNMYPNTLEKPLEISSPRGEALYEERSKAVAEFREMADGKHAAECLKKIMRTLDDGDEGFVDAVIDAYMAGATLGDVRKTLDDGFCGSESAKAIGVHRWTEEFEALRKRTEEFMESTGKSIRIFLANMGPIPQHKARADFSTGFMEVAHFEVLKNNGFPTPEEAAKAAIESGADVAVICSSDDTYPELVPSVARGIKKAVPSMRVLLAGAPAPEFKDSYVEAGVDDFIHVRANCYEILKSIQESAINAAEPCRGEESKCRS